TGTTTTCATACAAACCCCACTCCCTATTATCATTTAAGTTTGTTTGATTAAAAGCTTTCAAATAGTCTGGACTCAAATTTATAACCTTTGTTAACACTGTTTATTATGGTACATTCAATATATCACAAGTTTATTAAATATTTTGTAAAAAGGAGAGAGACAATGAAATTATTAATTTTAGGTGCTAGTGGGCTAGTTGGGAAGGCTTTAATAAAAGAATTTTCTCCTGATTGTGACGTTTTTGGAACGTTTAATCAAACAAAATTAGATTTGAAAAATGATCATCAATTACAATGGGATATTAATGATTCAGGGAAAATATTGACTTGGATTGACCGTATTTGCCCAGATGTAATTGTTTCTTGTTTACGTGGTGATTTTAATGTTCAATTTGAGGCGCATGCTAGAATAGTAGAAAAAGTAAAATCAACTTCAACGAAATTTTTATTTTGTTCTACAACAAATGTTTTTGATGGAGAAGTTTCAAAGCATCACGCTGAAAACGATCTTCCTGTTGCCGAATCAGATTATGGACAATTTAAAATAAGATGTGAGAAATTAATTCAGAATGAGATTGGCGATAATGGGATCGTATTAAGACTGCCAATGGTTTGGGGAAAACAATCACCAAGATTAAATGAAATAAAAGCTAAAATAGAAATGGATCAAGAAATTGATGCATATGATAATATTTTTTTAAATCATGCAATTGATACAGGAATTGCTAAGCAAGTAAGACAAATTATTGAAAATGATTTAAAAGGTATATTTCACCTAGCAACAACTACTATTGACTCGCAATACTCATTTATTATTAAACTTGTAAAAAGATTATCCAATGAGGGGAAAGTCAAATCTCTCACTTTAGAAAACTTTGATGAATACAATTTTGGATTATTGACTAATCGCACCGATCTGTCACCCAATTTTTACTATGATAGCGATGAAGTAATTGATCAATTAGTCCATTAAATTCCAAAACAAATTCAAAATCCACTAGTGATTAAATATTCTTAATATTTTGATTGTATAGCTGAAATTTGTAACATATACTAATTTTAGTATGAACATACTTTTAAAATACTGGTGGTGAATGGTATGGAGGAACCAAGATCAAGGCCTTGGGTGAGTCAGTATCCAGAGCAAATACCAGCTACATTAGACGAACAGTTCGATTTATTACCAACATATTTAAAGCAAACAGCTTCAAAATATCCAACTAAGAAAGCGCTTAATTTCCTTGGAAAATCGATGACCTTTAATGAAATTTATATTCAATCTTTAAGATTCGCCAATTTCTTAAGGAATTTAGGAATTAAAAAAGGCGATCGAGTTGCTATTATGCTTCCTAATTGCCCTCAAGCAGTGATTGCTTATTATGGGATTCTTTTTGCAGAAGCAATTATCGTCCAAACAAATCCGCTATATACAGAGCGTGAACTTGAATATCAAATGAATGATAGTGGTGCAACAGCTATTATTTGTTTAGATTTATTAATTAATAGAGTGTACGAAGTAAAAAAATCTACTAATCTACAACATATTTTTGTTACTGGGATTAAAGACTATTTACCATTTTTTAAAAAGCTGTTATATCCTTATTCAAAGCAGCCAAAGGCACCAGAGATTCCTAATGATCACTCGATCCATCAATTTAGTTTTATAATGCAAATATCTGCACCGATTGAACAGGATCTATCAAGCAGTAGTGTAGAAGATGTAGCAATCCTTCAATATACTGGAGGAACTACTGGATTTCCAAAAGGTGTCATGCTTACACATAAAAATTTAACATCAAATACGTTAATGGCAGAGAAATGGTTATATAAAAGTAAGAAGGGCCAAGAAAAGATTTTGACTGTCTTACCATTTTTTCATGTTTATGGGATGACGACATGTATGAATTTATCAATTATGTGTGCGTATGAAATGATTATTGTACCCAGATTTGATGCAACCCAAATGCTTGAGGCGATCAATAAATATCGACCTACATTGTTTCCAGGTGCACCAACAATGTATATTGCATTATTAAATCATCCGGATTTAAAGAATAACGATATATCATGTATTCATGCTTGTTTAAGTGGATCTGCAGCATTACCTGTTGAAGTTCAAGATCAATTTGAAAAGGTGACAGGTGGAAAATTAGTAGAGGGCTATGGTTTATCAGAAGCTTCTCCAGTTACACATAGTAATTTCCTGTGGGATAAGCGAGTAACGGGTAGCATTGGAGTTCCTTGGCCAAGTACAGATGCTAAAATAGTATCTCTAGAAACTGACGAAGAGTTACCTTATCGTGAAATTGGGGAATTAATCGTTTCAGGACCACAAGTAATGAAGGGATATTGGAATCGACCAGAGGAAACCGCTACGACGTTAAAAAATGGCTGGTTATATACAGGTGATTTAGGCTATATGGATGAAGAAGGCTTCTTTTATATCGTTGACCGTAAGAAAGATATGATTAATGCAGGAGGATTTAACGTTTATCCTAGAGATATTGAGGAAGTATTATATGAACACGAGGCTATTAAAGAAGCAGTTATAGTTGGTATTCCTGATGCATATCGTGGAGAAACAGTTAAAGCTTACATTGTATTAAAAGAAGGAAAATCGGTGACTGAGGCTGAATTAGATGATTTTTGTCGGAAATATTTAGCAGCCTATAAAGTTCCGAGAGTTTATGAATTTAGGAATGAATTACCAAAAACAATGATTGGTAAAATCCTAAGAAGAACATTACTAGAAGAAGAAAAACAAAAAAATACGAAACCTGAGG
This genomic interval from Gottfriedia acidiceleris contains the following:
- a CDS encoding AMP-binding protein, whose protein sequence is MEEPRSRPWVSQYPEQIPATLDEQFDLLPTYLKQTASKYPTKKALNFLGKSMTFNEIYIQSLRFANFLRNLGIKKGDRVAIMLPNCPQAVIAYYGILFAEAIIVQTNPLYTERELEYQMNDSGATAIICLDLLINRVYEVKKSTNLQHIFVTGIKDYLPFFKKLLYPYSKQPKAPEIPNDHSIHQFSFIMQISAPIEQDLSSSSVEDVAILQYTGGTTGFPKGVMLTHKNLTSNTLMAEKWLYKSKKGQEKILTVLPFFHVYGMTTCMNLSIMCAYEMIIVPRFDATQMLEAINKYRPTLFPGAPTMYIALLNHPDLKNNDISCIHACLSGSAALPVEVQDQFEKVTGGKLVEGYGLSEASPVTHSNFLWDKRVTGSIGVPWPSTDAKIVSLETDEELPYREIGELIVSGPQVMKGYWNRPEETATTLKNGWLYTGDLGYMDEEGFFYIVDRKKDMINAGGFNVYPRDIEEVLYEHEAIKEAVIVGIPDAYRGETVKAYIVLKEGKSVTEAELDDFCRKYLAAYKVPRVYEFRNELPKTMIGKILRRTLLEEEKQKNTKPEDSDENLI
- a CDS encoding sugar nucleotide-binding protein translates to MKLLILGASGLVGKALIKEFSPDCDVFGTFNQTKLDLKNDHQLQWDINDSGKILTWIDRICPDVIVSCLRGDFNVQFEAHARIVEKVKSTSTKFLFCSTTNVFDGEVSKHHAENDLPVAESDYGQFKIRCEKLIQNEIGDNGIVLRLPMVWGKQSPRLNEIKAKIEMDQEIDAYDNIFLNHAIDTGIAKQVRQIIENDLKGIFHLATTTIDSQYSFIIKLVKRLSNEGKVKSLTLENFDEYNFGLLTNRTDLSPNFYYDSDEVIDQLVH